The region TGAAGCAGGTCTGTCGCTGATCCTGAATCAGCCAGCTAGCGCAGTCATAATGTAATCCTGTGTGTAACCCACCAacgtttgtgtacgtgtgtgtgtatgtgtgtgtgtgtacgtttgtgtgtgtgtgtgtctgcgcgtgtgtgtgtctgtgtgtgtgtgtgtctgcgcatgtgtgtttctgtgtgtgtgtgtgtgtgtgtgtctgcgcgtgtgtgtgtctgtgtgtctgtgtgtgtgtgtgtctgtgtgtctgtgtgtgtgtgtctgcgtgtgtctgcgcgtgtgtgtttctgtgtgtgtgtgtgtctgcgcgtgtgtgtgtctgtgtgtgtgtgtgtgtctgtgtgtctgtgcatcctGCAGGACCCTGTGAGGCCAGAGGAAGGCCGTGACATGTCCAACAAGATCGGCGCCTTTGGCTACCTGGAGTGCTCGGCCAAGACCAAGGAAGGAGTGCGGGAGGTATTTGAGATGGCCACCAGGGCGGCGCTGCAGGTCAAGAAGCGCAAGAAGAGGGGTGGCTGCCTGCTGTTTTGAGAGAGGCACGGGGGCCACGGCAGATGCCAACTGATAACtgcgacaaaaaaaaagaggatttaTCCTGACAAACCGCCATCTTCGTCCTGTATCTTACATTTCACGCAAATGATGAGCGAGGAATCtgggcagaaaaaagaaaagaaaaaagacaccaAAACTCACATTAATCACAGGAAGACTGGGCTGCAACGCGGGTTTCAGAACTGACATTTTTAACCAgacttattctttttttcctttttttttggcactaTGGgtcttttttatgttgtttttcacCAGCATATCTTCCTATTTGTATGAAAGgataataaatgtatgtatatgtgtacacaTAAATACCCTGGTCTCTTCCCCCCACCCTCAGTACCAGTACGATTAGTTTCCTTGTCTGGCATCATGTCTCTGTGGTTACAGAGACTGGCCCTCTTTAAATTTCACTAAAACGCGAGGCTGTATGAGGAGAATATGAATCGCCGGTAGATGTTTCCATCACTCTTGCCAGTGCCTTTGTGATTTAGTGAAGTGGTTCTTgaactgtgccccccccccccccccggttggGATGGGCATCGGGAGGTCTGGTGAGCTCTGAGCCCCGTGCGGATTTGGGCCGGAGCTGGTGTCCGTAGTGAGGAGGGAGAGCGGGCTGTAGTTAGGGCCTCGGTGGGGATCGCTCGCACGGTTCGTTTTCCAGAGAGGAACACCTGCCGTGCGATGAGCATTATCCTCCCCTTTTAATGCCCATACTcaataatccccccccccccccaaaatattgTCTGCCCCATGCACCTGAAGCTCATTTGACAGTGGAGAACAGGGGGCAGTACCGTCGTCCTGAAATTTGAGGTCTGCGGCAGATCAGAAggtagaggttaggggttagggttaggttctgtttgtgttgtttctACAGGCTTTTTGGCTGGGGTTCCAGCAAGGGGGACGCAAGGTTTGGAGATGCAGGTGGAAAGTGTTCTCTGAAGATCCCTTAGATGGGCGACATGTCTGGGTGGGAAGTCCCTGACCGTTCATTGTGGGGAAAATGCTCGTCCCCAGCTCCGCAGGCAGAGGGGAGCCTCAGTGTTTATTCGTTATTAGCATCGACCGCTACACGCCTCCGCCACTGAACTGTGCTGTCCGTTTCCCCAAACATCGTTACCGTCCACATCCCCAGCGATGGCCACACTCCAGTGGGCAGGGCCGGATTTAACCGTGATAGTGGTGCACGGGAAGCGCTGTTTGGACGCTGAATCGAAGGGGCATCCCGGTAGTTTGTGTACACGcgtttgttttgtgttaaacCTCACAGCTGAGCCTATACTGTTGAGCACATTCACCCAGACACCGCTTCCTGCCAGTCCAAACAGGAACCGGTGAATAACCGGTCTCCTTTCATTCTAACCACAATGcactttgtccttaactttagAAGACATTTTAACagtcccttttttaaaaataagattttaagaaGTTTCTGTAACTGCCAAATCGAGTCACTGGAATTGTGTAAAAACAATGCTActcaaatttaaggacaaagcTCACTTGgttaaactgattttttataattttttttttaactttgtgcTGACATTATATGCTAATGAAGACTTACAGATCTATTTAACGTCTATGAAGATGTGTGgaatttgtgtgggtgtgctgcaAAGCTCAGACTGTCTCGATTTCCCGGAAACCTCGCCCAGCGTTGATCAGACGGTCTTCCCGTTCTCCCGCGCCGCCCTGTCGCTCTTTCAGACGCGCGCGTGCTCCTCACGTGGCGTCGGCTACTGCCAGGTCCAAACCGGAAAATATATAtagtccagcagggggcgcaccGACGGACTGCCTTTGTAGATTTTTTTGCATGGTAGACACACGTGAGAACAGGTTCACTTTTACGCACCTTCGGATGTTCTGCAACTTTTGACGTTTCTCTAAACGTGCCCACTGAGACCACTCTACTGCCACTTCAAAGCATTCCAgtttcttttgtctttcttgTCACCTCCTGTCACCTCGATCGGTGTTCAACCCCTTTAGTGTACAAACCTGGCTGCAGTCAAGAGCGTGACATCACACAGATGAGTTGGCATGCAGTAGCTTAACTGGTATACGATACAGGAAGCAGGCAAACGTGCAGGTTGAGTCTGAAActgctttcgtttttttttcccaggacaTTTGTGTTCAGAGCTTTGCATGTGTATGGTATGACCGTTATATATAGGTATAGCAGGAACATAAAATTTTAAGGTGGCACAGAAATGCGGTGGACCAAGTCAGCGACACGCCACAAGACTGCCAATGGGAGTGGAGTTCAGGGTTCTGTTTTGAGTTTTATTCCATTTGACTAATTGGCGCATTTGATTGCTGTGACTGCGTGCAGAGATTGGGGTGTCTGGCTGAGTCTACAGTTGGAAGTCCAACCCTCTCCAAGCCATCCACGCCCGAGCAGCAAAGCAGTAGCGAGCTAGGAAAGGAGTCACTGTTGCTATGGTCACTAAAGTTGGCATAGTGTTCTCGGGAGAGGGTAAAAGacggtgtttttattttgccatcTTTGTTTTGACTGAGCAGAACCAGTAAAAGAAAGGAGAGACCTGCATGTTCTTATGAACACTTTTAAATGAACTTCATGAATTTGTGTTTCGCTTCATACCCGAGATGCTACGTTCAATTCATCAACGCCGTCGCATGCTTAATCTACAGGACTGCAACAGTCCAACCTAACGGAAACCAACGGACCAGCATCCTGAAGGATAAAACCAGATGCTCATATTTTCTCTCAAAATGCCAAGGAAAAATGTACGGATCACAGGATGGGACCATTATCGCTGGAGGGAGGACTTTGTCACAGAAGCACATCGCGAGACTGTGCGAGACCGCCACAACATTACCCCGCCCAAGAGTTTTACCGAAACGTGTTGCGCGCTACGCCGCACGGTCGCAGCGGGTCGTTCCGGGACACGTCACGGTCAACAAGGACCGGACAGCGGCGCACGAGCTAGTCGACCGTCTCGTGTGTGAGAATCCCTTTAACGTCCGGACgcgccagctctctctctcccgtcgGTGTCGTTTTATATCTGTCGATGTGTCGCTGTGTGCATGGATGAAACCGTCTCTGCAGTGCCAGGCTGCATAACGCCACTCCTTAACGCCAGGGGGGGAACCGCCCAGCGTCGTGTctgtttcctccccccccccccccttctgaaaTGATTTTAATAGCCCACATAATCAGGATTTATATGGAAGCTGACCGTGACGATGCTTTGTAAAACAGGAACAGTGTTGTGAATGTTTGAATCAAGTAAACATGACCGCTGTTATTAAACTATTTTTGAAACGGGATCActttcatcatcattattattattattattattatttttggttggtTTACTTTAGCTAAGCAGCTGAAGAAATCGGTATTGCTCATTCACAAACTACTGCAACAGATCATCATCTCTTCTCATacttataaaatgtattttattgtaggGCTAAAGTAATTAGCAAATATTAATTACTGGTGTTGTCTATACTTGAAGATGTCTAGTATTCCAATAGAGAATATTAATCTTTCAGTGGCTGTACCCCACTACACATCCTGCCAATATCAACAGGCCATTACTGCAGTTTAATGATAACACATGCTATTtactttgagaaaaaaaaccagggaCCCACATAAGTAGTTTCTGTGCAATACAGAAATTACACTTTGTTTAGAGTTTATTATCTGCATACTGAAATTCTCCCACAGCAAGCCCAGTGGAAATGAAGACTCATGTCCCTTACACACAGGGACCACTCCAACACTGAACAGTGTAAATGCGTACACAAACACCGCCATTTTACCACACGTCGGTTAAAACACCAAGTAGTTCAGGAATCAGTACCAGCTGAATTGTGCTTCACATAATAGCTTTAAATCACATTCCAAAAGAAACTGACTTCAATTGCAATGCAAAGCTGCACGTATGAATCGTCAAAAAACTGTAAGCGCACTTGTAAATGCCTTTCCCATGAATGTTAACGTTAACACTGTAAAAATACTGATTGCGTTTCGCTCCCTTTTAAAAGAGGCCAGTCTCTGTCTAAACACATACTGCTGTCACAGAGTCCTGAGCATAAGAACATTAAATCCTTGGCAGAATAGTACGGATTATTATGGGCCACCAAGCCATTAAAACGGGTTTAAAATGTCTCTTATCCAACGGTTTTCTAAGCACCTTTGCGTTCTCAAGCAATGATTAATTACCCTGGATTTTCCATTGACATTGCAGGATGAAGGCAAAGCAGGTTTTATTTAGTAAATCACTCACATGCCAGTCAACTGCCTTATATAAACGTGCACTTTAAAATTGTGCACAAAAACACTGTTTGCAAAAACCCAGCGGCAAGGATGTTAACTTTCAAATGAATTTGACAGAAAACTGTTGACAGCGATATTCTTTTCGTGTACGACGGGGACAGAACTGCGAACGTCACCTGAACTAGGGTATCCAGTGACTTCAGAAACTTCATCAGATAAGGTGTGCCTTATTCCAGGAAGCAGTGTGTGTCTAAGGTGGCTTCGGTGGCTGAAATGATTGTCACTACGCAACTCATGGCTTGAGCTCATAAGGCACAAGGCACTGCCCGCGGAAGACATCTTGACATTTCTGCAGCACAACTCAacggtttaaaataaaaaatacatctgtAAGACTGATAATGAGATGGACAAATCAGTGGACCGCAGATAATGTAGCATCAGCAGATATAAAGGCACTTCAGCACTGTGATGCACAGCCAGTCtcccggggggggcggagtcagaacTTATCTTCCTGACGGGGTCATAGTGCATGTAAACGGTCTGCGTCGTagatatttattgatttttttgaagCGTTTAATGTAATAGCTGACGGAAACTGATCAGCTGATTGATCAATTCGGTGGCAGTGGTTCGGTCGCACCCTGGcctgttgggggtggggtgcggggggcagggggcaggggtgggatGGGCGTCCTGGTCGATCACAGCTCGCTTCTCCATTCTGGGTGCACATACTGCTGGACGCTGCTCTCCTCCTGTTCCACTGAAGCACAGAACAGAGAGCTCACATCAAAAACAGTCCCAGGAACCGAGTTCAGCTCACGCCGGCGAGCAAATGACACATCTGCTCCGACTCACTGCGAACGCGCAGCCTAGCCTGCCACTGCAGTGTTAAGAACTCAACGTGCGCTCTCATGTCACCATGGAGGTAATACACCCGGAGTCCTCAAGGGGGCGATACAGGACAGCTGTGAATAGACTGAGCGGAAGAAAGCTCAAAGCCCACTGTAGCGCCCCCTCGCTGCGATGCTTGACACTGCATGCAGTGTTAAGAATTTCAGGTGACATTTCAGAACGCAAGGAAGCATGAAATCGGCTTTGCGTAGGTCGACGCGTCTGCGTTGGCGTACTATGTTTCGGGCCTAAATGCCCTGTGTGCgggcagacgggggggggggggggggggaggctctaCCTTCCGGCTCCACTTCGATGCTGAGGGCAGCCAGTCGAGTCACCACGTCGTTCTCCCCTTCAGCGTCAGCGCAGTCGAACCCGGTGTAGCCCTTCTCCTCCGAGCAGTAGCTGATGAATCTGAACCACAGACGtacatatttaactagacaggctGGCAGGCACGCCTTCAGCTGacctaagcttgtgaagtctcggaagtaagcctgtactgcgcgtgttgagggcaaaacattggagctcccattaaagtgaatggggaatattaGACTTTTGAcggcaaaatattaaaatataacttccctgatggtattttgaaactatTCATGATCCTTATGCAGGAAAAGCAGGATtatgaaaatatgcaataaaatatgtacatttgaaTCAATATTTTCCCCAAAACTTCTGGACCAAAATAACCATGGTCTCACAAACTGCTACACATAAAATTTATGATCACCAATTGATCGATGAGGTtctctttggttgttaaatcaccatCTTTAGCCCTCAAgcatgcgcagtagaggctgtttcccgttacttcctgtgcttcaccgcctggcccctcccaccctctccagttccCATGTACAGTCCGTGATGTGAAGGCGGGAAGAGCAGAGCTAAAGGTCAGAACATCAGGAGGACTGCGAGAACAGGGGTTTTtttccatggtgctgcagctgTAATACAGCCAGGGAAACGAGGGGGCAACAGCCCCATCTGGTGGCCGGCAGCTCACACTGCACCGTCTCTCTAccgttacattacatcacattacaggcatttagcagatgctcttatcgaCTTGAACAagtttttacatagcatttacaacAACTGCATCCATCTATAcagaatatatactgaagcaatgcaggttaagtaccttgctcaaggttacgACGGCAGTACACAAttccctacccgggaatcgaaccagcaacctttaggttacaggacCAGCTCCCTACCCATTATACGGCTCTTACCGCTCCCAGATGGGGTCCTTGTTGAGGATAACAGGGTTTCCCACCACAATCAGCAGGGCCTTGGCTCTGGTCATGGCCACGTTGAACCTCTGTGGGGAACACAACACGAGACCCAGTCAGTTCTGCTCAGTACTAGCAGGGCAGCGATTGGCTGCACTGGCCTCACACATCTAATGAGGTGACCCTCCAGATCCAATCAGCTGTCAGAGCTGATTATTTATCTAAACATAGGAATCTGAATTTCTAGTGTTAGTGTAATTAAAAACCTGcccaaatcaatttttttttctaattttggTGAAATCTCTGAAGATACCTTCATATTTTTCAGGTTGGTAAGAGACAGATCAGTGATGTAGTTATGAGGGTGTCTCTACCTTCTCGTTGGTGAGGAAGCCGATGCTGAAGTCTTTATCCATCTTTACGTAGTTAATGCTGCTGCGGACGGCCGACACCATGATCACCATCCTCTCCTGCCCCTGGAACTCCTCCACCGAGCCTACCTGTAACACAGAGCCACACCCGCTTAGAGCCACACCCTCTCACCTGTTACACAGCCACACCCTCTCACCTGTAACACagagccacaccccctcacctgtAACCTCCTGCAACCAGGAGGTCTCACCCACACCCTCACATCAGGTGACTGGTTTCATAAAAGTATACATGGAGGGGAAACAGGGAGCAAACCTTCAGCTCTGCAATGTCCTTGAGCTGTTTCAGCTCTTTGACACTTTTGATGGCCTTCTGGATCTTCTCCACCTAAAGAACAGAGAAACACAAGGACAGAAACAGAAGGCTTTACTGCAGTCCTTTATAAGCGACATCTCCATCTGTGAATGCTGTCCTTTAAAGAGACATCTTTATCTGTGAATGGAGTGCTTTGTAAGAGACATCTTTATCTGTGCCATGCACATGGTGTCTGTTTATGCGCTTTGAGCTGGAGAAAGCTCTGTATACACAAAtcatattattataatcatcattatttaaaataataaaatctgcaCTAATGAACAAACTCAGATGCTTGGCAGGGGAGGGGTGCAATCTCACCTGCTTCCTGTAGGGGGCGATGATGCCGATGTCCCTGGGCGATAAGGTGGCCAGGCCCTTCTTGCCCTGGGTCTGCAGCAGCTTG is a window of Anguilla anguilla isolate fAngAng1 chromosome 13, fAngAng1.pri, whole genome shotgun sequence DNA encoding:
- the LOC118211789 gene encoding rho-related GTP-binding protein RhoA-D-like, which encodes MCFSIDSPDSLENIPEKWTPEVKHFCPNVPIILVGNKKDLRNDEHTRSELAKMKQDPVRPEEGRDMSNKIGAFGYLECSAKTKEGVREVFEMATRAALQVKKRKKRGGCLLF